A portion of the Pseudomonas sp. PSE14 genome contains these proteins:
- a CDS encoding SulP family inorganic anion transporter yields MERLIRLLPFLAWLPQVTGRDLRRDLGVGLSSAVLALPQSMAYALIAGLPAEYGLYAAMLPVLIACLWGSSKHMVGGPTAAISVVLFTAIAPLATPGSAQFIQYTLLLTFLAGLFQWLLGMLRFGVLVNFVSHSVLLGFTCGAALVIVIGQLPYLLGITASGQGTALTSAAALWWKLQDFHGPSLLVGVFSLALSLLVKRLWRRGPALLVGLFGASALVWAMPATFAEVAKVAAFRSALPPLSSLSFDLSAIAQLLPAAVACGMLGLVTSLSIARALAARSHQVLDANQEVRAQGLSNLIGPWLSGTLSAGSFTRSGLNQDAGARTPLAGVFSALWVALLAVAGAGLINHIPLPAMAAGILLICWNLVDRPALRALWKGSRAESLVMLLTLAATLLLPLQNAVYAGVLASLFFYLKRTSQPRVQQWEREDEEVLRIEGSIFFGACDYLQKRMQHSRSERLVLDAHHVNFIDFAGAQMLQQEARRLASEGRSLVLRNARPRVRAELEKQMGKGGMLQVEE; encoded by the coding sequence ATGGAGCGCCTGATCCGCCTGTTGCCGTTCCTCGCCTGGCTGCCGCAAGTCACGGGGCGCGACCTGCGTCGTGACCTGGGCGTCGGCCTCTCCAGCGCGGTGCTCGCCCTGCCGCAGTCCATGGCCTACGCGCTGATCGCAGGCTTGCCAGCCGAATACGGGCTCTATGCGGCGATGCTACCGGTGCTGATCGCCTGCCTGTGGGGTTCGTCGAAACACATGGTCGGCGGGCCGACGGCGGCGATCTCGGTGGTGCTGTTCACCGCTATCGCACCCTTGGCCACGCCAGGCAGCGCGCAGTTCATCCAGTACACGCTGCTGCTGACCTTCCTCGCCGGGCTGTTCCAGTGGCTGCTGGGCATGCTGCGCTTCGGCGTGCTGGTGAACTTCGTCTCGCACTCGGTGCTGCTGGGCTTCACCTGCGGCGCGGCGCTGGTGATCGTCATCGGCCAGCTGCCCTATCTGCTCGGCATCACCGCGAGCGGGCAGGGCACGGCGCTGACCAGTGCCGCCGCACTGTGGTGGAAGCTGCAGGATTTCCATGGACCTTCGTTGCTGGTCGGCGTGTTCAGCCTCGCGCTGAGCCTGCTGGTGAAGCGCCTGTGGCGACGCGGGCCGGCGCTGTTGGTCGGTCTGTTCGGCGCCAGCGCGCTGGTCTGGGCGATGCCGGCGACCTTTGCCGAGGTGGCCAAGGTCGCCGCATTTCGCAGCGCGCTGCCGCCGCTGAGTTCGCTGTCGTTCGATCTCTCCGCCATCGCCCAGTTGCTGCCCGCCGCCGTGGCCTGCGGCATGCTCGGGCTGGTGACGAGCCTGTCCATCGCCCGCGCGCTGGCCGCGCGTTCGCACCAGGTGCTGGATGCCAACCAGGAGGTGCGTGCACAGGGGCTGTCCAACCTGATCGGGCCCTGGCTGTCGGGCACGCTGTCCGCCGGCTCTTTCACCCGCTCCGGGCTGAACCAGGACGCCGGCGCACGCACGCCGCTGGCCGGGGTCTTCTCGGCGCTGTGGGTAGCGCTGCTGGCGGTGGCCGGCGCCGGATTGATCAACCACATCCCACTGCCGGCCATGGCCGCCGGCATCCTGCTGATCTGCTGGAACCTCGTCGATCGCCCGGCCCTGCGCGCACTGTGGAAAGGCAGCCGCGCAGAATCCCTGGTGATGCTGCTGACCCTCGCCGCGACGCTGCTGCTGCCGCTGCAGAACGCCGTCTACGCTGGCGTGCTGGCCTCGCTGTTCTTCTACCTCAAGCGCACCTCGCAGCCACGCGTGCAGCAGTGGGAGAGGGAAGACGAAGAAGTGCTGCGCATCGAAGGTTCGATCTTCTTCGGCGCCTGCGATTACCTGCAGAAACGGATGCAGCACAGCCGCAGCGAACGTCTGGTGCTGGATGCCCACCACGTCAACTTCATCGATTTCGCCGGCGCGCAGATGCTCCAGCAGGAAGCCCGCCGCCTCGCCAGCGAAGGGCGCAGCCTGGTACTGCGCAACGCGCGGCCACGGGTGCGCGCGGAGCTGGAAAAGCAGATGGGGAAGGGCGGGATGTTGCAGGTCGAGGAATAG
- a CDS encoding choline ABC transporter substrate-binding protein, protein MNKLFTVRRFTARDASALLLAGALALGGPLARAEDEACATVKLADPGWTDIAVTNGVAAFLLEGLGYTVKIDTLSVPITYGGLRDGQVDAFLGNWMPAQQGFHDQFIASKQVTQLAKNLQGTEFTLAVPTYVWNAGVKTFADLDRHADQFNRKVYGIGSGAPANLSIQKMITGDEFGLGDWKLVESSEQAMLAEVGRAVKRERWVVFLGWTPHPMNVKYDMKYLTGGEKYFGSTGSVFTVTRNGYSEQCPNSGKLLANLSFDLTMENAIMAEVLEKNVKNPDAVKAWIKANPQRLDQWLAGVKTRDGGDALAAVKAKL, encoded by the coding sequence ATGAACAAGCTATTCACCGTACGACGCTTCACCGCACGAGATGCATCCGCGTTATTGCTGGCCGGCGCGCTCGCGCTGGGCGGTCCGCTGGCCCGGGCTGAAGATGAAGCCTGCGCTACGGTGAAGCTGGCCGATCCGGGCTGGACCGACATCGCGGTGACCAACGGCGTGGCCGCCTTCCTGCTCGAAGGTCTGGGCTACACCGTGAAGATCGATACCCTCTCGGTACCCATCACCTACGGCGGCCTGCGCGACGGTCAGGTGGACGCTTTCCTCGGTAACTGGATGCCGGCGCAGCAGGGCTTCCATGACCAGTTCATCGCCAGCAAGCAGGTCACCCAGCTGGCGAAGAACCTGCAGGGCACCGAGTTCACCCTGGCCGTGCCGACCTACGTGTGGAACGCCGGGGTGAAGACCTTCGCCGACCTGGACAGGCACGCCGACCAGTTCAACAGGAAGGTCTACGGCATCGGCTCCGGCGCGCCGGCCAACCTGTCGATCCAGAAGATGATCACGGGTGACGAGTTCGGCCTGGGCGACTGGAAACTGGTGGAATCCAGCGAGCAGGCGATGCTCGCCGAGGTCGGTCGCGCGGTGAAGCGCGAGCGCTGGGTGGTGTTCCTCGGCTGGACGCCGCACCCGATGAACGTGAAGTACGACATGAAGTACCTCACCGGCGGCGAGAAATACTTCGGCAGCACCGGCAGCGTGTTCACCGTCACCCGCAACGGCTACAGCGAGCAGTGCCCGAACAGCGGCAAGTTGCTGGCGAACCTGTCCTTCGACCTGACGATGGAGAACGCCATCATGGCCGAGGTGCTGGAGAAGAATGTGAAGAACCCCGACGCGGTGAAGGCCTGGATCAAGGCCAACCCGCAGCGCCTCGACCAGTGGCTGGCCGGCGTGAAGACCCGCGACGGCGGCGACGCCCTGGCCGCCGTGAAGGCCAAGCTGTAG